The Sinomonas sp. P10A9 genome includes a window with the following:
- the manA gene encoding mannose-6-phosphate isomerase, class I: protein MYLLSNTVRDYAWGSTTAIAGLLGYEPSGRPEAEMWIGAHPDASSKPVDGPDGENLASLIAADPMRALGARSIESFGARLPYLLKVLAAASPLSLQVHPRLDQAKAGFRAEEAAGVAPSAPHRNYKDDNHKPEMIFALTRFEALSGFRRQAEAAALFERLTALLAGSDAAEVTEQVAELLRVPDETEALSAAFARLITGGQDVRECVDASAAAIIAHSPAARAARPGREQDAALATVVDLAAAYPSDPGVLISLMLNRVSLAPGEALYLPAGNVHAYLEGLGIEVMASSDNVLRGGLTPKHIDIPELLRTVVFESAGVPLLAPQESELGQELYRPPFAEFQLQRIDVARSVDDPTPEPVPIAQAGAAVVLVVRGSLTLDTPKGDLALARGESAFVPDAEAPALAHVGAEGVLAFAVTTGLGPASGLG from the coding sequence ATGTACCTGCTCAGCAACACCGTCCGCGACTACGCATGGGGTTCAACCACCGCGATTGCCGGGCTTCTCGGCTATGAGCCGAGCGGACGGCCCGAGGCCGAGATGTGGATCGGCGCACACCCCGATGCGTCGTCCAAGCCTGTCGACGGACCTGACGGCGAGAACCTCGCGTCCCTCATCGCCGCGGACCCTATGAGGGCGCTTGGAGCCCGGAGCATCGAGTCCTTCGGGGCGCGCTTGCCGTACCTGCTCAAGGTCCTTGCCGCGGCCTCTCCGCTGTCCCTGCAGGTCCACCCGAGGCTCGACCAGGCCAAGGCCGGATTCAGGGCGGAGGAGGCGGCCGGCGTCGCCCCTTCTGCGCCGCATCGGAACTACAAGGACGACAACCACAAGCCGGAGATGATCTTCGCGCTCACCCGCTTCGAGGCACTCTCGGGCTTCCGGCGGCAGGCCGAGGCCGCCGCTCTGTTCGAGAGGCTGACCGCGCTCCTGGCGGGGTCCGATGCGGCGGAGGTCACGGAGCAGGTCGCGGAGCTCTTGCGGGTCCCAGACGAGACGGAGGCCCTCAGCGCGGCGTTCGCGCGGCTCATCACCGGCGGACAGGACGTACGCGAGTGCGTCGACGCCTCGGCAGCCGCGATCATCGCCCACAGTCCGGCCGCGAGGGCAGCCCGGCCGGGCCGGGAGCAGGACGCAGCCCTCGCCACCGTCGTCGACCTCGCAGCGGCCTACCCCTCGGATCCCGGGGTCCTCATCTCCCTCATGCTCAACCGCGTGAGCCTTGCACCGGGCGAGGCCCTCTACCTCCCTGCAGGCAATGTCCACGCGTATCTCGAGGGCCTGGGCATCGAAGTCATGGCCTCGTCCGACAACGTGCTCCGCGGCGGCCTGACCCCCAAGCACATCGACATCCCCGAACTGCTGCGCACGGTCGTCTTCGAGTCGGCTGGCGTTCCGCTGCTTGCCCCCCAGGAGTCCGAGCTCGGCCAGGAGCTCTACCGCCCGCCGTTCGCCGAGTTCCAGCTCCAGCGCATCGACGTCGCACGTTCTGTCGATGACCCGACACCTGAGCCTGTCCCCATCGCCCAGGCCGGGGCCGCCGTCGTGCTCGTAGTGCGGGGCTCGCTCACGCTCGACACTCCCAAGGGTGATCTCGCGCTCGCACGCGGAGAGAGCGCGTTCGTCCCTGATGCCGAGGCTCCGGCGCTCGCCCACGTGGGTGCTGAGGGGGTACTCGCGTTCGCGGTGACCACCGGTCTCGGCCCGGCATCCGGTCTGGGCTGA